One Pyrus communis chromosome 13, drPyrComm1.1, whole genome shotgun sequence genomic window carries:
- the LOC137712374 gene encoding beta-amyrin 11-oxidase-like, translated as MDNLFTGLVSGLRVHPLNIPGSAYRHALQCRKKLMDIFRVELEKKKTLKEGVTSDLMDGLMEIKDDEGNKLSDQEVLDNIVSLVIAGYATTAVSIMWTLYYLSKYPNILRKLREENMVMHKNKTGEFITCEDVSKMEYTNKVVKETIRLANISAFSFRLATNEAEYQGYRIPKDWRVIVWTRYLHTNSENFDDPMCFNPDRWNASLNISSKKPAKPGTYQVFGGGSRFCAGNLLVKVQLAVFLHHLSKGYKWKLVNPDAGMIYLPLPSRVDKVDIMFSKI; from the exons ATGGATAACTTGTTTACTGGATTAGTCTCTGGATTGAGGGTTCATCCACTGAACATTCCCGGATCGGCTTACCGCCATGCTCTTCAG TGTAGGAAAAAGCTGATGGACATTTTCAGGGTGGAGctagagaagaaaaaaaccctAAAGGAAGGGGTGACAAGTGATCTGATGGATGGGCTTATGGAAATTAAAGACGATGAAGGCAATAAATTAAGTGACCAAGAGGTTCTGGATAACATTGTCAGCCTTGTTATCGCTGGATATGCAACTACTGCTGTATCAATAATGTGGACTCTATATTATCTTTCAAAATACCCTAATATCCTCCGAAAGCTTCGG GAAGAGAATATGGTTATGCATAAGAACAAAACTGGGGAGTTTATCACATGCGAAGATGTTTCAAAAATGGAATACACAAACAAG GTGGTGAAAGAAACAATAAGACTGGCCAACATTTCAGCATTTTCTTTCCGATTGGCTACTAATGAAGCCGAGTATCAAg GTTATAGAATACCCAAGGATTGGAGAGTGATTGTCTGGACTCGATATCTCCACACAAATTCAGAGAATTTTGATGATCCCATGTGCTTCAACCCAGATAGATGGAATGCAAGTCTCAACATTTCTAGTAAG AAACCAGCTAAGCCTGGAACGTATCAAGTTTTTGGCGGTGGATCAAGATTTTGTGCTGGAAACTTGCTGGTCAAGGTGCAACTTGCAGTATTTTTACATCATTTGTCTAAAGGATACAA GTGGAAATTGGTCAATCCAGATGCTGGGATGATATATCTTCCACTTCCATCAAGAGTTGATAAGGTTGATATCATGTTTAGTAAAATTTAG
- the LOC137713865 gene encoding LRR receptor-like serine/threonine-protein kinase FEI 2, with protein sequence MQKKGFLVWIFSIISAAIFSFHCSLALSQDGLALLEIKSTLNDSRNILSDWQDSDESPCNWTGITCHPQDLRVSSVNLPYVQLGGTISPSIGKLSRLQRLALHQNSLHGNIPNEITNCAELRALYLKANYLQGGIPSDIGNLSSLTILDLSSNLLRGAIPSSIGRLSKLHFLNLSTNFLSGEIPDIGILSTFGNDSFVGNLDLCGQQVHKPCRTSLGFPAVLPRTAVSDEAAAPSKRSSHYIKGVLIGATSALGFAFLILLTFLWVRLLSKKERVAKKYTEVKKQVNQEASTKLITFHGDMPYPSSEIIEKLESLDEEDVVGSGGFGTVYRMVMNDCGTFAVKRIDRSREGCDQVFERELEILGSIKHINLVNLRGYCRLPVSKLLIYDYLAMGSLDDFLHEHWVEEQPLNWNARLKIALGSARGIAYLHHDCSPKIVHRDIKSSNILLNENLDPHVSDFGLAKLLVDEDAHITTVVAGTFGYLAPEYLQSGRATQKTDVYSFGVLLLELVTGKRPTDPTFVKRGLNVVGWMNTQLRENRLHEVVDKRCKDADAETVEAILDIAARCTDANPDDRPSMNQVLQLLEPEVMSPCPSDFYESHSDHY encoded by the exons ATGCAGAAGAAGGGTTTCTTGGTTTGGATTTTCTCAATAATTTCAGCTGCAATCTTCTCCTTCCATTGCTCTCTTGCTCTCAGCCAAGATG GTTTGGCATTGTTGGAAATCAAAAGCACTTTGAATGACAGCAGAAACATTCTCAGTGACTGGCAGGATTCCGATGAATCACCCTGTAATTGGACTGGCATTACTTGCCATCCTCAGGACCTTAGAGTCAGCTCTGT TAACTTGCCTTACGTGCAACTGGGTGGGACTATATCTCCCAGCATTGGTAAACTCAGTAGATTACAGAGATT GGCACTTCACCAAAACAGCTTACATGGAAACATTCCTAATGAAATTACCAATTGTGCTGAGCTTAGGGCTCT GTACTTGAAGGCTAACTACCTTCAAGGAGGTATTCCATCAGATATCGGAAACCTTTCTTCTCTCACCATACT GGATTTATCGAGCAATTTATTAAGAGGTGCTATACCTTCATCTATCGGCCGCCTCTCAAAATTACACTTTTT GAACTTGTCCACCAACTTCTTAAGCGGTGAAATCCCAGACATTGGAATTCTAAGCACTTTTGGGAACGATTC GTTTGTTGGCAATCTAGATCTTTGTGGCCAACAAGTGCACAAGCCCTGTCGGACCTCACTGGGATTTCCTGCAGTGCTACCACGTACTGCTGTAAGTGATGAAGCAGCAG CGCCCTCTAAACGATCTTCTCATTACATCAAAGGAGTGCTTATTGGTGCAACGTCTGCCTTGGGCTTTGCGTTTCTCATTCTCCTTACCTTCCTTTGGGTTCGGTTACTTTCAAAAAAGGAAAGAGTGGCTAAAAAATACACTGAAGTTAAAAAGCAAGTAAATCAAGAAGCAA GTACAAAACTCATTACTTTCCATGGTGATATGCCCTACCCTTCAAGTGAAATCATTGAAAAGCTAGAGTCACTCGATGAAGAGGATGTTGTAGGATCGGGAGGATTTGGCACTGTATACAGAATGGTTATGAATGATTGTGGTACTTTTGCTGTTAAAAGAATTGATAGAAGTCGGGAAGGATGTGATCAAGTTTTTGAGAGGGAATTAGAGATCTTGGGTAGCATTAAGCACATAAATCTAGTTAACCTGCGAGGCTACTGCAGGCTCCCTGTTTCAAAGCTTCTCATATATGATTATCTAGCTATGGGCAGTTTAGATGATTTCTTGCATG AGCATTGGGTGGAAGAGCAGCCTTTGAACTGGAATGCTCGTTTGAAAATTGCCCTGGGTTCTGCTCGAGGCATAGCATACCTGCACCATGACTGCTCTCCAAAGATAGTACACCGTGACATAAAATCGAGCAACATTCTTCTAAATGAAAACTTGGATCCCCATGTCTCTGACTTTGGCCTTGCAAAGCTTTTGGTGGATGAGGATGCCCATATTACGACAGTGGTGGCTGGCACCTTTGGCTATCTGGCTCCAG AGTATCTGCAAAGTGGGAGAGCCACTCAGAAGACAGATGTATATAGCTTTGGAGTTCTATTGCTAGAGCTTGTGACCGGAAAAAGACCTACTGATCCTACGTTTGTAAAACGAGGCTTAAATGTTGTTGGTTGG ATGAACACCCAATTGAGAGAAAACAGGTTGCATGAAGTAGTAGACAAAAGGTGCAAAGATGCAGATGCTGAAACTGTGGAAGCAATTCTTGATATCGCGGCAAGGTGTACCGATGCAAACCCTGATGACCGGCCATCAATGAACCAGGTATTGCAGTTGCTAGAGCCAGAGGTCATGTCACCGTGCCCGAGCGATTTCTACGAGTCTCATTCAGATCATTACTGA
- the LOC137713912 gene encoding (-)-isopiperitenol/(-)-carveol dehydrogenase, mitochondrial-like — MADLTADRVSVTQTIKKLQGKVVVVTGGASGIGEVTARKFVLHGARAVVIADIQDELGQTVVASLGPGRSTYIHCDVTDEDQVRSLIESTVKIYGRLDVMFSNAGIGCASQQTVLELDLSNYDRVMAVNARGMAACVKHAAKVMVEGGVRGSIVCMASAAAGQGGPMFTDYTMSKDAVMGLMRSASLQLGASGIRVNCVSPGPVVKPLFCWQFQMEAEDAENLCEAQLGLKAGKRMSAENVADAVVFLASDDSEFVTGHNLVVDGGFKM; from the coding sequence ATGGCTGACCTCACTGCCGACAGAGTCTCAGTCACCCAAACCATCAAAAAGCTTCAAGGGAAGGTCGTAGTTGTTACCGGCGGCGCCAGCGGAATCGGCGAAGTCACCGCGCGCAAATTTGTCTTGCATGGCGCACGCGCAGTGGTGATCGCCGATATCCAGGACGAATTAGGCCAAACCGTCGTCGCATCCCTCGGTCCTGGTCGCTCCACCTACATCCACTGCGACGTGACCGACGAGGACCAGGTCAGGAGCTTGATCGAATCGACGGTCAAGATCTACGGCCGCCTCGACGTCATGTTCAGCAACGCCGGCATCGGCTGCGCGTCACAGCAGACAGTGCTGGAGTTGGACCTCTCCAACTACGACAGGGTCATGGCGGTCAACGCCCGCGGTATGGCGGCTTGTGTGAAGCATGCGGCGAAGGTGATGGTGGAGGGGGGCGTGAGGGGTAGCATCGTGTGCATGGCGAGCGCAGCGGCGGGCCAAGGGGGACCGATGTTCACGGACTACACAATGTCGAAGGACGCGGTGATGGGGCTGATGAGGTCGGCGAGTCTGCAGCTGGGTGCTAGCGGTATACGAGTCAACTGTGTTTCTCCGGGGCCGGTAGTGAAGCCGCTGTTCTGCTGGCAGTTCCAGATGGAGGCGGAGGATGCGGAGAATTTGTGCGAGGCGCAGTTGGGGTTGAAAGCAGGGAAGAGGATGTCGGCGGAGAATGTGGCAGACGCCGTCGTCTTCTTGGCCTCGGACGACTCTGAATTTGTTACTGGCCACAATTTGGTCGTGGATGGTGGGTTTAAGATGTAG
- the LOC137711884 gene encoding uncharacterized protein, with product MGMQLMRTSRFHHHLLHPESTSTPPTKALFGLGHVNSRSIVNIKRRNQIYGIVASSNLASPLSDSWKPEKGSAAPSLSDIIWPSAGAFAAMAILGRMDQILAPKGMSMTIAPLGAVSAVLLATPSSPGALKYNMFMAQIGCAAIGVLTFSTFGPGWLARSVALAASVAFMICTRSTHPPAASLPLLFIDGAKFHNLSFWYALFPGAAGCVLLCLIQEIVLYLKENFKF from the exons ATGGGCATGCAGCTGATGAGGACTTCTAGATTTCAtcaccatcttcttcatccCGAAAGCACTTCTACCCCTCCCACAAAAGCACTTTTTGGTTTAGGACATGTCAACAGCAGAAGCATAGTAAACatcaaaagaagaaatcaaatttatgGGATTGTGGCTTCAAGCAATTTGGCTTCACCACTATCGGACAGCTGGAAGCCTGAGAAGGGTTCGGCTGCTCCTTCTCTCAGTGACATTATCTGGCCTTCTGCAG GGGCTTTTGCAGCAATGGCAATATTGGGGAGGATGGATCAGATATTAGCACCAAAAGGAATGTCAATGACAATTGCACCTTTAGGGGCAGTATCTGCAGTCCTCCTTGCCACTCCTTCCTCTCCTGGTGCTCTG AAGTACAATATGTTCATGGCACAAATAGGTTGTGCAGCAATTGGTGTACTAACATTTTCCACATTTGGCCCAGGATGGCTTGCTAGGAGCGTTGCCCTAGCTGCATCCGTTGCTTTCATGATTTGCACACGTTCCACACATCCACCTG CTGCAAGCTTGCCTTTACTCTTCATCGATGGAGCTAAGTTCCATAACTTGAGTTTCTGGTATGCTTTGTTCCCAGGCGCCGCGGGATGCGTTCTTCTTTGCTTGATT CAAGAAATAGTGTTATACTTGAAggaaaacttcaaattttga
- the LOC137712375 gene encoding uncharacterized protein, whose amino-acid sequence MAKYNFMLEKTFSTFYASNVLLQQQYRVRGFTEYNQLIYVLLVVEQNNEFLMKNHQSRPTGSASFPEVNAASLEVNATSSGGDNHKRRCDHKRGRWNRKGKIPMQNSGPSFKNGNLHKGKTRMNNAPKNSDKACHKCGGDRHWAHTCRTPKHLVDLSQAFLEEKGVVTNFLDQARLMHIPDPVCDLSGQLNTTHLDVSNFIVERGNEVYRSD is encoded by the coding sequence ATGGCTAAGTACAATtttatgctggaaaagactttcagcaCATTTTATGCCTCTAATGTGCTTctgcagcagcagtatagagTACGAGGCTTCACTGAATACAACCAACTGATATATGTGCTTTTGGTAgttgaacaaaacaatgagttcttgatgaaaaatcatcagtcccgacctactggatctgcatcattcccagaagtgaatgctgcttcccttgaagtgaacgccacatcctctggtggtgataatcataaacgaCGATGTGACCATAAACGAGGTCGGTGGAACAGGAAAGGCAAGATTCCAATGCAAAATTCAGGCCCGAGCTTTAAAAATGGAAATCTCCACAAAGGCAAAACTCGTATGAACAATGCTCCTAAAAACTCTGATAAAGCTTGTCATAAGTGTGGTGGCGATAGGCACTGGGCGCATACctgtcgtaccccaaaacatctggtggatctATCTCAAGCCTTCCTCGAGGAGAAGGGTGTCGTGACTAATTTCCTTGATCAGGCTAGACTAATGCatatacctgatccagtgtGCGACTTATCAGGAcagttgaacacaacccacctaGATGTCTCGAACTTTATTGTGGAAAGGGGGAATGAAGTGTATCGGTCCGACTGA